The Nitrososphaerales archaeon genome includes a window with the following:
- a CDS encoding zinc ribbon domain-containing protein produces the protein MGSTVLLSGECTLWKNNAFAGKSVSTLSYDQDLGFFKAVSGGNIWMSFKTLQVVETQASETGSLLKKHRVNIHVKFQNGDEYFLMFLVQDETRSLEVKAWIDNLVKIGRTNDEVYRLLRTREKVALSEVCSILSKNGLSSTPSDGQRMVEGLISSGAIEGVFDGASFVSKMGMQRESVQYQVVTSFEMGRDGVVSLKCPSCGSPIQMLDKASVRKCGYCGTEFMVPKRILDTL, from the coding sequence TTGGGTTCCACAGTACTGCTGTCTGGTGAATGCACGCTCTGGAAAAACAACGCTTTCGCTGGGAAGTCGGTATCGACTCTTTCCTACGATCAAGATCTTGGTTTCTTCAAGGCAGTCTCAGGAGGAAACATTTGGATGTCATTCAAGACTTTGCAAGTTGTTGAAACCCAAGCTAGCGAAACCGGATCCTTGCTCAAGAAGCATCGTGTTAACATCCACGTGAAGTTTCAAAATGGAGACGAGTACTTCTTGATGTTTCTTGTACAAGATGAAACAAGGTCTTTGGAAGTGAAGGCATGGATTGACAATCTTGTCAAGATTGGCCGAACGAACGATGAAGTATACCGACTCCTCAGGACAAGGGAAAAAGTCGCCCTCTCTGAAGTGTGCTCCATCCTTTCCAAGAATGGTCTGTCGAGCACCCCTTCAGACGGGCAAAGGATGGTTGAAGGACTGATCTCCTCTGGAGCTATTGAAGGCGTTTTTGACGGCGCTTCGTTCGTGAGCAAGATGGGGATGCAACGCGAATCGGTGCAATACCAAGTCGTCACATCGTTCGAGATGGGAAGAGATGGCGTAGTCAGTCTCAAGTGCCCCAGCTGTGGTTCGCCAATTCAGATGCTCGACAAGGCTTCGGTAAGGAAATGTGGTTATTGCGGCACCGAGTTCATGGTTCCGAAACGGATACTGGACACTTTGTAG